The Phormidium yuhuli AB48 DNA window AAACCTATATGGGAGGTTCTCTCGTGTCTTTGTTTGAAATCGTTGCGGTGGCCTTGGCACGAGTTCTATTAAATGGTGGTGACTTGCCTAATGAGTCTGAATTTGAAAAGGCTCATCGAGATTTAAGTCAAAATGAGACCCTAAAGGAATTCACTAAATCTGGGGTCAGGTCTTCAACTCGTATTCCTAAAACAATTAACTTTGGTCAGTCTATGTTGGAACAATGGGTAAAATCAGAACAATAGATGACTTGTTAGATAGCCTAGCCTCTGAGAGTCAAAGACGTAAACAGGAAATGATAACTTTAAATTTTCTCTTAGATGGTCGGCGAAAACATGAAGTCAAAGTAATTTGTAGAAGCTCGGTTGTCTTGGCTTACGCTCACTGGGAGCAATTTGTCCATCATGCCGCTGAGGTCTATATCAACTATGTTGATAGTCGGAGACTCTCCCTTGATAAACTTTCTCTTAATCTTCAGATAGTTGGCTGTCAAAGACTGATTAAAAATGTTATCAATTATAAGTCAGAATTCGGCTATCAAAGTCAGTTAATTGAGCAATTAAAATTGAAATGTTCAGAAACCGTGACCCTTCGATATGACGAAATGAAACAGAAATCTAATTTGGATGCCGAAAGTTTTCAGAGAATCTGTGAAATCCTAGGTATTGAGACGACGTTGTGGAGGGATAAATATGGCTTTATCAATGATTTATACAGGACTCGATGTAATATCGCCCATGGAGAACTTTCCAGCGACAGCCCTCAAGTCGAGTATGCCAAAGAAGTGTTAGATTTTGTGATTCACGGGATTGATCACTTCAAAACCGATATCGAAAATGCAGCCCTGAATAAGGACTATTTACTCTAGTGTTAAACCAGTTCTCTCACCGTTCAATCGGCTCGTTCCCCGACAGGACTGACGAGGAACAATAGTGTTAAAAGGGTCGATAGTCAGCCGATTCCCGATTAGGGGCGAGTGGGGGCGATCGCAAACTCTATCCCCTCGTTCTCACGATAATCGTAACTGAGGTGATCTGTCACATTGGTATCGGTCAGTTCCAGGTTATAGAAGTCCATCGTTTCCGCCTCAAAATAGGGGCCAGCGTGCCACGTGCCGCGATGTAACTTCACAAAACAGGTTCCGGGGATGTGGAAAGCTTTGAGGCGGGTTGCGTCGGGGCGTGGGCCGTCACTGGGAGGGGCAACGGCCAGGAACCAGTCCTGTCCTTGTAAGGACCCGAGGCATTGGGTACAGCGGCTATGGCGGGTAATTTGATGGAAGCGATCGCCGCGATGTTGCAGGCGCATTAAATAGAAGCGAGGCTGTCCCTGGTTTAAGTCTAATTGGGCCTCTTGAGCGTCAAAGGGTTTACCGTCGTCTTGAGGGGTAATCAGTTGCCCGTAGGGGGCAAAGTTCTCGACGGTAATAGGTTCGGGGTGAAGTTCTCGATACGGGGTCATCCTTGGTGTGATTGGGGAGATGAACAAGGCGATCGCCCTCTCATCATAACTCGTCGGGGTTGATGCCCTGCGATCGCAACAACTCGGCCAGTCGTTCCCCCCGTTGGCGTTCCTCTTGCAATTCCCGTTCCCGTTGTTCCCCCCGTTGGCGTTCCTCTTGCAATTCCCGTTCCCGTTGTTCCCCCCGTTGGCGTTCTTCTTGCAATTCCTGTTCCGCTCGTTTAGCCCGTTCATCCCCCGTCAACAGCAAATGACCCTGACTGTCCCACCAACGCAGCCAGGGTAACACCACATTGCCATAACGTCCTTGCCAAATCCCCAACTCAACCCCCAGTTGTGGAATTGGATAATGACCCCGTTCATTGGCAGGGACGAGTTCATAGCGGTTTTCCACGAGGTGATAGACCTCGACTTGGGCCTTTTGAACCTCGTAAATTCCATAAAAGGCAGGGCGGATAATCTGTTCATAGACCCAGAACTTGCCGGGTTTTTGACGGCTTTCCGATGTGCGATCGAGGGGAGTGCGATCGCGCTCCTCGGAACCATCCCCTGAGACAAACTCAAGGGCAATTAAGGGGGGAATCCACTCTTGCCACAAGACATAAGAACGACGCATCTGTCCCTCAAGAGTCGGCGGGACATTGGGAACATAAAACCAATCTGGACATTCGGCCCCCCGTTCTGGGGGGTCTGTTATCCGCCAATAAATGCCACAATCTTGGCCAATGGCATAATGTTGATCTGGATGTAGTTGCTCTAAGACGGGTTGAAGGGAATCCGTCAAGACGAGACTTTGGGGATGCTCCTGAAAGTTTTTCACAAAGGTTCCGTCGGAGTCCGGGAGTTGGGTATGATCCGGTAGGGTCTTTAGATCCGGTTCTGAGGATTTGGCGATGGTCATAATTGAAACGGGTTCTTAGAAATTTAGCCAGATGAGGCGATCGAGGGGAGTGCGATCGCCCACCGCACCCCCCGTCATGGGATAGAGATATTGCAATTGTGGCCCATTGGGGGGACTACAAATCTGGTAGCCAGTCGTCGGCCCTTCACCGGAGAAACAATTAAATTGCTCCCGATTAGGACTGTCTCCCCAAGCCATCCCCACCCGCACCCCCTCGGGCCCGGGAATGGAGGGGTCAACAATGGTAATGCGGAGAATCCCCGCCTGGGGACGATTTGGGTTTTTGGGGTCAAGTTGCGCCACCTGAGTCTCCCCATCAAAGACGTCAATCACCGGATAAGACTCTCCCTCCTGGGAGATGACCCCAGTTTCGACCCGATATTGGGGAAGTTTACCCTGAATGCGATCGCCCTCAAAAGGAGTCTCCCCAGAAATCTCCCCCCAGCCAGCATTGCTTAAGGGGGGAGGAGAGGCTTGCACCTCCTCCTCTTGGCCAATGGGGAGACTCGC harbors:
- a CDS encoding DUF1131 family protein yields the protein MAKPKLGFMGLALLTLVLASGCGQDLNSDASLPIGQEEEVQASPPPLSNAGWGEISGETPFEGDRIQGKLPQYRVETGVISQEGESYPVIDVFDGETQVAQLDPKNPNRPQAGILRITIVDPSIPGPEGVRVGMAWGDSPNREQFNCFSGEGPTTGYQICSPPNGPQLQYLYPMTGGAVGDRTPLDRLIWLNF
- a CDS encoding ureidoglycolate lyase, which gives rise to MTPYRELHPEPITVENFAPYGQLITPQDDGKPFDAQEAQLDLNQGQPRFYLMRLQHRGDRFHQITRHSRCTQCLGSLQGQDWFLAVAPPSDGPRPDATRLKAFHIPGTCFVKLHRGTWHAGPYFEAETMDFYNLELTDTNVTDHLSYDYRENEGIEFAIAPTRP
- a CDS encoding MAE_28990/MAE_18760 family HEPN-like nuclease, with translation MGKIRTIDDLLDSLASESQRRKQEMITLNFLLDGRRKHEVKVICRSSVVLAYAHWEQFVHHAAEVYINYVDSRRLSLDKLSLNLQIVGCQRLIKNVINYKSEFGYQSQLIEQLKLKCSETVTLRYDEMKQKSNLDAESFQRICEILGIETTLWRDKYGFINDLYRTRCNIAHGELSSDSPQVEYAKEVLDFVIHGIDHFKTDIENAALNKDYLL
- a CDS encoding Uma2 family endonuclease, with translation MTIAKSSEPDLKTLPDHTQLPDSDGTFVKNFQEHPQSLVLTDSLQPVLEQLHPDQHYAIGQDCGIYWRITDPPERGAECPDWFYVPNVPPTLEGQMRRSYVLWQEWIPPLIALEFVSGDGSEERDRTPLDRTSESRQKPGKFWVYEQIIRPAFYGIYEVQKAQVEVYHLVENRYELVPANERGHYPIPQLGVELGIWQGRYGNVVLPWLRWWDSQGHLLLTGDERAKRAEQELQEERQRGEQRERELQEERQRGEQRERELQEERQRGERLAELLRSQGINPDEL